In a single window of the Rhodamnia argentea isolate NSW1041297 chromosome 2, ASM2092103v1, whole genome shotgun sequence genome:
- the LOC115736362 gene encoding uncharacterized membrane protein YuiD-like, producing the protein MNEVITASDASSTFRSASSQPSLVPLNPPLLSALFSLALAQFLKPFTGWLKEKRWDSRKMLGSGGMPSSHSATVTALAVAIGLQEGPQGSAFAIAVVLACVVMYDASGVRLHAGRQAELLNQIVCELPPEHPVSSFKPLRDSLGHTPVQVVSGALLGCVVAYLMRSSS; encoded by the exons ATGAACGAGGTGATCACGGCCTCCGACGCTTCGTCGACTTTCCGATCCGCTTCGTCTCAGCCGTCGCTCGTCCCTCTGAACCCGCCTCTCCTCTCCGCTCTGTTCTCGCTAGCTCTCGCTCAGTTCCTCAAGCCATTCACCGGCTG GCTCAAGGAGAAGAGATGGGACTCCAGAAAAATGCTTGGTTCTGGTGGAATGCCATCATCACATTCGGCTACTGTTACGGCTCTTGCTGTTGCTATTGGTTTGCAAGAAGGACCCCAAGGATCAGCATTTGCTATAGCGGTGGTCTTGGCTTGTGTT GTTATGTACGATGCTTCTGGTGTAAGACTTCATGCAGGTCGCCAAGCAGAA TTGCTAAATCAAATTGTTTGTGAACTACCCCCGGAACACCCTGTGTCCAGCTTTAAACCCTTACGAGACTCGCTGGGGCATACGCCTGTCCAG GTTGTTTCAGGTGCCTTGTTGGGATGTGTTGTTGCATATCTAATGAGAAGTTCTAGCTGA